In Bythopirellula goksoeyrii, a single window of DNA contains:
- a CDS encoding DUF1254 domain-containing protein: protein MQYSSRDIRLVLLTSALTLGLAPIAFGDGAPINLADASLQGDETISTPIGEIELEDSYFADDVSQRLFDEMDYQRACQLYLWSTPLVSITAWRDAQGDAFGVTKDTDFVVLRSLKEKRGIVTGNLTTPYIFNFSNLQDGPIQIDYPAGRPQTSEF, encoded by the coding sequence TTGCAATACAGCTCCCGCGATATTCGACTAGTTCTCCTCACATCAGCGCTGACTTTAGGTCTGGCTCCGATCGCTTTCGGGGATGGAGCCCCTATCAATCTGGCCGATGCATCCTTGCAGGGTGACGAGACGATCTCCACGCCCATCGGGGAGATCGAACTCGAAGACAGCTACTTTGCAGACGACGTCTCGCAGCGGCTGTTCGACGAGATGGACTACCAGCGGGCCTGCCAGCTTTACTTGTGGTCGACCCCACTGGTCAGCATCACCGCGTGGCGCGACGCCCAGGGTGATGCCTTCGGCGTCACCAAGGATACCGATTTCGTGGTTCTCCGGTCGCTCAAGGAGAAACGCGGAATCGTCACCGGTAATTTGACCACTCCCTACATCTTCAATTTCTCGAATCTGCAGGATGGCCCGATTCAGATCGACTACCCGGCCGGCAGACCGCAGACATCTGAGTTCTAG